The following are encoded in a window of Ranitomeya variabilis isolate aRanVar5 chromosome 8, aRanVar5.hap1, whole genome shotgun sequence genomic DNA:
- the VHL gene encoding von Hippel-Lindau disease tumor suppressor translates to MLREIDPGSGPPQLRSFNSRQQAQVVFCNRSSRTVQPIWVNFQGNPEPYPVLLPGTGRRMCTYHGHIWLFREVNTDVGLTVNKNEIYIAPGDDNGQQQPVMVNICLPVFTLKDCCLQVIRNLVKPEDYRKLEIVTSLYDDLENRPNVQKDLQRLALGIWNQCHPEDS, encoded by the exons ATGCTTCGGGAGATTGATCCGGGGTCCGGGCCTCCTCAGCTCCGGTCCTTCAACAGCCGGCAGCAGGCGCAGGTCGTGTTCTGTAACCGCAGCTCCCGCACCGTGCAGCCCATCTGGGTGAACTTCCAGGGGAACCCGGAGCCGTACCCGGTCCTGCTCCCCGGCACCGGCCGCAGGATGTGCACCTACCATG GTCACATCTGGTTGTTTCGTGAAGTCAACACGGACGTGGGGCTGACGGTGAACAAGAATGAGATCTACATCGCCCCGGGCGACGACAACGGCCAGCAGCAGCCGGTGATGGTGAACATCTGCCTGCCAG TCTTCACATTGAAGGATTGCTGCCTTCAGGTGATCAGGAATCTGGTGAAGCCGGAAGATTACAGAAAGCTGGAGATCGTGACCTCCCTGTACGACGATCTAGAGAACCGACCCAACGTCCAGAAGGATCTGCAGCGCCTGGCCCTAGGCATCTGGAATCAGTGTCACCCAGAAGACTCGTAA